TGTGGATAAATTTAGGGCTACCGATGGTGAAAGGCCTAATGTAGATATTAAGTTTCCAGATATTAGAATAAATATTCATATTCAAAATGACCATTGTAATGTTGCTTTAGATACTTCCGGGAAATCATTACACCAAAGAGGCTATAAAACAGCCACCAATATTGCACCTATTAACGAGGTCTTAGCTGCGGGATTATTATTATTAAGTGGTTGGGATGGTCAATGTGATTTTTTGGATCCTATGTGTGGTAGTGGAACTATTTTGGTTGAAGCCGCTATGATTGCCTGCAATATTCCAGTGAATATAAATAGAAAAGAATTTGCTTTTGAAAAGTGGGAAGATTACGATGAAGAATTGTTCCAAAAAATTGTGGAGAGTTGTTTAAACAAAACACGTGAGTTTCATTTTAAAATTGCAGGTTATGATAAAGCCCCTTCAGCCATACAAAAGGCTCAAGATAATATTGAAAATGCCAACTTATCGGATTACATAAAAGTCGGGCAATTCAATTTTTTTGAAACTGAAAAAACGGTGGATAGTCATTTGCATATTTTATTTAATCCACCTTATGGAGAGCGTTTAGACATAGAGATGGAAGAGTTTTACAAAAGTATTGGGGATACCCTAAAACAATTTTATGCGGGTACTGATGCTTGGTTAATCACTTCGAATTTAGAAGCCTTAAAACATGTAGGTTTACGACCATCACGGAAAATTAAAGTATTTAATAGCCACTTAGAATCTAGACTCGTGAAATATGTGATGTATGCTGGGAGTAAAAAGGCAAAATATAACAACACAGAAGGCTAATCCATGATGAACTTAAAAAACAAAGCCTTAGTTTTTAATTTTATAAGTTTTACGCTACTGTTTTTAGGGATGCGTTATTTTATCGTGGAGTATCTGGCCGCAGCAAGCATTATAAAATCTATCATTGCGGCAATTTTAACCATGATTTTAGCGCCTAAATTTATGGTCATGAAAACAAAAGAAGGTACTAAATTAGTGATGAAATGGTTGTTTGTAAAAGGGTTTAAAACCTTTTAAGCTATTCTTTAGGAGGTGTTTTTTCGTTCTCTTTTTTGGTATTTTTAGCCTCTTTTTTCTTCTTGTAAAGCGGAATAAAATAACTTAAGGAATAGTTATAACTAGCGCCAAACTTACTGTTATCGGTTACTTTATTGAAGCCTGGAATCCAGAGGTTAGGAAAACGATCATCTTCCTTATTGGTAATTAATAGCCCTAGCCGAACACTTGCTCCTAAGTATATATTAGAAAATAACTCCACTTTAGTGCCAATAACAGCCTCGATCCAAGAAGCATTTAAACCACTAAATTCTTCAGCAATATCAGAACCAAATGCGAATTGTTCGTTTTCGAAATATCTGTTGGTGCTAAAAACTTGATAATTATTTAAGGTATTGCTAAACGTACTAAAAGCATATCGACCACCAACATGAATTAAATTATTCATACCAAACCAATTTTCATATACATTGTAGTCAACACCCAATTTAAGGTAACTACCAGAGGTAGTGAAATTGTATACATCTTCTTGTTTTGTTAGTTCTTCATTTCCTAATTCTGCTGCTGCAAATAAATTTTGTTTGAGTCTGTAGTCACCGACTAATTCTAGTCCAGTATAGTCTTCATCTAAAGTTGAAAGTACTATTTTACTTAAATCAACCCCAACTCTGAGTCCGTATTTTTGTGTTTTTGGTACCGTATCTTTGGGTTGTAGATCTATAGGTTTACTTTGTGACCAAACGAAAGAAACCATTAAAAAAAGACAAATACTAATGGAATATTTTGACATGGGCAGCATTTTGATTTTCAATAGTATCTTTTACAATTTCAATTCTTTTTATCCAATTATTCGAATCTGTCGTTAAGCGCTCTGATAAATTTTGGTAATTAGCAATAAATCCGCAGGCTCTTGATACAAAAACCTCTGTTGTCGAATAATCAAAAGTAAGGACATCCTCATTATCGTTCACGGCATCAGTGGTCGTATTTGTGGTGAAACTAAATGTAGTGCTGATGGCATCAATCTTTAGCGGAAGTTGAATAGAATCTGCAGCCGTATTCGGGATAATTGCTCCGTAAGTAACTCCTTCAAGTTGTCCTTTAATTCTTAGATTTTGAGGTGCTTTTAAAGTCTCCGTATCCGTCGCATTATCATAAAATCGTATCACCAATAACGGTGTGGTTCCATCCACACAGATATCATCTTTTTCACAAGAGTTAATCCCAATGAAAATAATGATAAGGATTACTATAAATATAATTTTCTTCATATACCTTTTATCTAGAAACCTATCGCCTTTCCAAAAGTACAACATTTTCAACATGATGTGTTTGCGGAAACATATCAACAGCTTGTGTTTTTGTTATCCTGTACATTTCTTTCAGCATTTCAAGGTCACGAGCCTGTGTAGCGCTATTACAACTTACATAAACCACTTTTTTAGCCGCTATTTTAATGATTTGTTCTACGACATCCTTATGCATACCATCACGTGGTGGATCTGTTATGATAATGTCTGGTGTGCCATGTTGCTTTATGAATTCTGAATTGAAAATATGTTTCATATCACCAGCAAAAAAAGTAGTGTTCTCAATATGATTTAAAATGGCATTGGCTTTTGCATCTGCGATCGCTTCAGGTACAGATTCAATACCGACGACTCTTTTGGCTTTTTTAGCGACAAATTGTGCTATGGTACCTGTGCCGGTATATAAATCATACACAACTTCTTCTCCTGTTAAACCGGCGAAATCTCTAGTAATCTTATAGAGTTCGTAAGCTTGTTGAGAGTTCGTTTGATAGAATGATTTTGCGTTGATTTTAAACTTTAAGCCTTCCATTTCTTCAAAAATATGATCTCTTCCTGCAAAACAAGTGATATGTTGATCATAAATGGTATCGTTCTGTTTTTGATTTACTACATATAATAAGGAGGTAATTTCTGGAAACGTTTTGGCTAAATGATTTAAAAGCAATTCTCTTTTTTCCGTATCATTTTCAAAAAACTGAATCAATACCATGATTTCTCCCGTTGATGCCGTCCTAATCATCATGGTGCGTAATAAGCCAAATTGATGTCTAGGGTTAAAAAACGACAAGTCATTTTTTATGGCGAAATCTTTAGTCTCTAAGCGGATGGCATTTGATGGATCTTCTTGCAAATGGCATTTTTTAATATCTAAAATTTTATCCCACATTCCCGGAATGTGAAAGCCTAGCGCATTTCTATCTGTAATTTCTTTTTTAGAATTTATTTCATCCAAGGACAACCAACGACTATCAGAAAACGAGAATTCCATTTTATTTCTATAGAAATACTGCTTTTTTGAGCCTAAAATTGGACTTATTTCAGGTAGTTCAAGATGACCAATTCTTCGTAAATTGTTTTCAACTTCTTTTTGTTTGTAAAACAGTTGATGTTCATAGCCCATGTCTTGCCATTTACAACCCCCACAAGTTCCAAAATGCTCGCAGACAGGTGTTACTCTTTTGTCGGATAAGCTGTGAAAATTAATAGCGCTACCTTCAAAATAGGCTTTGCGCTTTTTGGTGGTTTGTACATCTACAACATCACCAGGTACAGCATTGTTTAAAAAAATTACACGCCCATCAGGAGCTTTTCCAATAGTTTTTCCCTTAGCGCCTGCATCCACTACAGTGACCTTCTCAAAAACTGTTCTATTACTTTTTTTACGCATAGCGCAAAAATAGGATGTTTTTCGATAATTAGCGGAATGTTTATGATTTTAAAACCTATAAATTATTGGAAAAGTAGTGTTCTAAATAATTTTGGAATCCTGAAAGATTTTGTATTTTTATGGTTCTACAAGGATGATTTCTCTCCCACGCTGAATTTTCGTAACTACGAAAGGATAAAGGTACAGAAGGAATTGCTAAATTTTTATTTTTAAAATAAGTACTAATGTCAGTTTTAGAGAAAATTAGTTCTAAAGATGCGATTGCATTAGAAGAAAAGCACGGAGCTCATAATTACCATCCGTTGCCTGTAGTATTAAGTAAAGGAGAAGGTGTTCATGTATGGGATGCTGAGGGAAAAAAGTATTACGACTTTTTATCGGCCTATTCCGCCGTAAATCAAGGTCATTGCCATCCAAAAATTGTGGATGCTATGGTATTACAAGCAAAAACGCTTTCACTCACTTCCAGAGCATTTTACAATGATGTGTTAGGAAAGTACGAGAAATATGCCACCGAAACCTTTGGATTCGATAAGTTGTTACCCATGAACACAGGTGCTGAAGCCGTAGAAACAGCTTTAAAGATTTGCCGTAAATGGGCCTACGAAAAAAAGGGAATTGCAGAAAATAGCGCACAAATCATTGTTTGTGAAAATAATTTTCATGGGAGAACAACGACCATCATTTCTTTTTCGAATGACGCCGTTGCTCGTAAAAATTTTGGACCCTATACAGAGGGCTTTATTAGAATTGAATACGACAACGTAGTTGCCTTAGAAAAAACCTTGCGAGAGAATGAAAATGTTGCAGGTTTCTTGGTAGAGCCTATTCAAGGAGAAGCAGGGGTTTACGTGCCTTCCGATAATTATTTAAAGGAAGCAAAGGCCTTGTGCGAAAAATATAATGTGTTATTTATTGCTGATGAAGTACAAACGGGAATTGCAAGAACAGGTCGCTTATTAGCTACATGTGGTAATTGTAGTTGTCCAGACAAACACTGCAGTGGAATACCAGAGGTAAAACCTGATATTTTAATTTTGGGTAAAGCCCTTTCGGGAGGTGCCTATCCTGTATCTGCGGTATTAGCGAACAATGCCATTATGGATGTGATTAGACCTGGAAATCATGGTAGTACTTTTGGTGGAAACCCTATTGCGGCTGTGGTGGCTATTGCAGCTTTAGAAGTCGTAAAAGATGAGCAACTAGCCCAAAATGCCTTCGAATTAGGGGAATTATTCAGAGCAGAATTAAATGCATTTATTCCTACCTGTAGCCTAGTCAATGCTGTTCGTGGAAAAGGACTTTTGAATGCTATTCTTATCAATGATACAGAAGAGAGCTCAACGGCATGGGATATTTGTATGGCCTTAAAAGAAAACGGTTTGTTAGCCAAACCAACGCATGGAAATATCATACGTTTTGCACCACCACTAGTCATGACTAAAGATCAGTTGTTAGATTGTGTGCGCATCATAAAAACTACCTTAGAGGCGTTTGAAAAACAAAAGTAAGCTCTAAATTTAGGTAATTAAAAACCCCGAAACATACAACATGTTTCGGGGTTTTTAATTACGTAGTTGATTGCAGCTAATAAGCACCTCCTTCAGAGGCCGCTGCAACGATAAAGGCCACTATGACACCAAAATAGAGTAAGGAAAAAAGTAGATAAATCGCTGCTAAGGCAAGCCCTATATACGACAAAACTTTACCTGTTTTTACATTTTCGATTCCGGCATATTGCCCCGTACTGTCCGCATACATACGTTCTGCTTTTTTTGCATTAGACAAACTTATAAAACTGAATATGGCTCCAAAAGGACCACAACAAAATAAGGTCAATACAATAGATAAAATTCCGTAAGTCAGTGCGTTACTAGCGCCTGGTAAGGGTTGTTGTTGCATCTTTGTTTGGGTTTTATTGGGCTGCTTCGATCTGCCTCATCATTTCGTCATACTGCTCTTGGAAAGAATCGAAACCTCCTGTGGCTACTACATAAATCCAACGAACAATCATGATAACATTTAAGGCTACCGCTATAATTGCGACAATTCTACCTGTTTTAATGGTACTATAATTATCGTATAGTTCTGGATTTTCATTGTTTAGTTTTTGTGCTTTATTTGCCATTACTAAAGCGATAGCAGAGGGGATAATACCCAAACCTGCTAAACAGCAGCATAGATAACCAACGATACTTAGTACGATGATCATTGTTGCATTTGGTAATTTTTGTTGTTCCATAATTTAAAGGGTTTAGTTGATTGTTAGAAAAATTTTAAAATATAATTGGTTAAAATTAAGATGACCGTTATTGAAGTCAAAGTTATAATTATTTTATTGCTGTTTTTTATTTTATAAAAATTATCAAATAGTAAAAATCCTAGTAATAATAGTAAAGAATAAATGGCAGGGTACATTTTAAAAGCAGCTACAAATTCTCCCTGAAGTATGAAGGAAACTGAACGTTGAATACCGCAGCCGGGGCAATCTAAGCCAAAAATTTGCTTGCTAAAGCAGGGGAGCATGTATTCATCCATCCTTAAAAATAATAGTGATATTAACTGCATTTTAAGTAAAAATAAATTCTTTTGCCGAAAAATACTATTATTTTTAACCAATGAAAGCCCATTATAGGCATTAATTTAGAAAATAATTAGCGAATACGCTGTAAGTATTTGTAAAACAATATTTTAGTTTCATTTTTGCTTTATGATACGAGCATGCTAAAATCGTAATCCTCCAGAGGAATGATTATCGGTGAACAACATGTGACCCATAAAAAATATTAGCTATACACACATGAAAACAAAACAAATCATTTATTTGCTATTCATCATCACTGGAGCCTTACTCATGGGGTTTGGACCTGTTTATGTGGAGAAAGAATATGCCTTAGCCCTAGGGATCATTATTTTGATGTTCGGCGTGTATAAAGCAAGTACTTCTTGGACCCTTAAGGATCAAGAAATTAAAGAAGAAAATCATGAGCTTTGATATTGGCAATAGGGTAGAGGCGATGGATGATACCATTACAGGTGTTGTTGAAAAAATTAATGGTAAAAAAATCACCGTTTTAAGTGATGATGGTTTTTTGTTAGTGTATGATGAAAATGATTTGATAAAAATCGTTAAAGACCGAAATCTTACAGTTTCTAATTTTGAAGTGGCAAAAATTAAAGCTGAAAAGGCCATAGGGAAACGTAAAAACCTCCCAGTTGTAAAGCCCAAAGAGCGTACGGCTCCAAAAATGGAAGTTGATTTACATATTCACCAATTAGTACCCTCCGAGCGAGGGATGTCTAATTCAGACATGTTAAATATTCAATTAGACACTGCTAAGCGTCAGTTAGAGTTTGCCATCCGGAAACGTATTCAAAAAGTAGTTTTTATTCACGGGATTGGGGCAGGTGTTCTCAAAGAAGAGTTACAGTATCTGTTTGGCAGGTATGATAATGTGAAGTATTATGATGCTGACTACCAAAAATACGGTTTGGGAGCTACAGAAGTCTATATTTATCAGCACATTAATTCGTAGTAGTTACCGTTCCGAACTCGTTTAAAGTTAAGTCGGTAATGCGTTGTCCAGATGCAGTCTGTAAAGTAATTTTAGTGATTTCTATTTGATGCGAAAAAATAGGTTCCGTAGCGGTCCCTGTATTTGTAGTAGTCACTGCAATTGTAGCTTGTGAAGCAATAATTTCTTCCACGACGGTAGGTGAAACTGGCGGAACGATATCACAGAAGTAGTTTTTTGTAGCGGTATCTGAAAAAATACGATAGCTCACTTGGGTGCTCGTACTGGCTGTAATTTCAATAACAAATGCACCTACTTCGTTTTTTAGTGTATTAGGGCCTAAATTCATAATTAAGGCTTCATTCGTATTTAATTTAAATAAGACGTTATTTTGAGCAATAGCAACAGTACCACAAGTTTGTAAGCTTGCATCATTAAAATCTAAAGTCTCAATCTGTAAATCACCATCATCACATGAAAACATAAAAACAAAGAGGATAAGGCTAAAAAATTTATTCATTACAATAGATTTAAAA
The sequence above is drawn from the Cellulophaga sp. Hel_I_12 genome and encodes:
- a CDS encoding class I SAM-dependent RNA methyltransferase — protein: MENNFKMVAKTMFGFEEVLAKELRKLGAINIEEGNRSVSFEGDKGFMYKANLCLRTAIKIVKPIHSFTVTSEEDLYKKIYAFDWSDYLTVDTTFAIDTTINSENFTHSLYVSQKVKDAIVDKFRATDGERPNVDIKFPDIRINIHIQNDHCNVALDTSGKSLHQRGYKTATNIAPINEVLAAGLLLLSGWDGQCDFLDPMCGSGTILVEAAMIACNIPVNINRKEFAFEKWEDYDEELFQKIVESCLNKTREFHFKIAGYDKAPSAIQKAQDNIENANLSDYIKVGQFNFFETEKTVDSHLHILFNPPYGERLDIEMEEFYKSIGDTLKQFYAGTDAWLITSNLEALKHVGLRPSRKIKVFNSHLESRLVKYVMYAGSKKAKYNNTEG
- a CDS encoding DUF6048 family protein, translated to MSKYSISICLFLMVSFVWSQSKPIDLQPKDTVPKTQKYGLRVGVDLSKIVLSTLDEDYTGLELVGDYRLKQNLFAAAELGNEELTKQEDVYNFTTSGSYLKLGVDYNVYENWFGMNNLIHVGGRYAFSTFSNTLNNYQVFSTNRYFENEQFAFGSDIAEEFSGLNASWIEAVIGTKVELFSNIYLGASVRLGLLITNKEDDRFPNLWIPGFNKVTDNSKFGASYNYSLSYFIPLYKKKKEAKNTKKENEKTPPKE
- a CDS encoding DUF6452 family protein, encoding MKKIIFIVILIIIFIGINSCEKDDICVDGTTPLLVIRFYDNATDTETLKAPQNLRIKGQLEGVTYGAIIPNTAADSIQLPLKIDAISTTFSFTTNTTTDAVNDNEDVLTFDYSTTEVFVSRACGFIANYQNLSERLTTDSNNWIKRIEIVKDTIENQNAAHVKIFH
- the rlmD gene encoding 23S rRNA (uracil(1939)-C(5))-methyltransferase RlmD: MRKKSNRTVFEKVTVVDAGAKGKTIGKAPDGRVIFLNNAVPGDVVDVQTTKKRKAYFEGSAINFHSLSDKRVTPVCEHFGTCGGCKWQDMGYEHQLFYKQKEVENNLRRIGHLELPEISPILGSKKQYFYRNKMEFSFSDSRWLSLDEINSKKEITDRNALGFHIPGMWDKILDIKKCHLQEDPSNAIRLETKDFAIKNDLSFFNPRHQFGLLRTMMIRTASTGEIMVLIQFFENDTEKRELLLNHLAKTFPEITSLLYVVNQKQNDTIYDQHITCFAGRDHIFEEMEGLKFKINAKSFYQTNSQQAYELYKITRDFAGLTGEEVVYDLYTGTGTIAQFVAKKAKRVVGIESVPEAIADAKANAILNHIENTTFFAGDMKHIFNSEFIKQHGTPDIIITDPPRDGMHKDVVEQIIKIAAKKVVYVSCNSATQARDLEMLKEMYRITKTQAVDMFPQTHHVENVVLLERR
- the rocD gene encoding ornithine--oxo-acid transaminase; this encodes MSVLEKISSKDAIALEEKHGAHNYHPLPVVLSKGEGVHVWDAEGKKYYDFLSAYSAVNQGHCHPKIVDAMVLQAKTLSLTSRAFYNDVLGKYEKYATETFGFDKLLPMNTGAEAVETALKICRKWAYEKKGIAENSAQIIVCENNFHGRTTTIISFSNDAVARKNFGPYTEGFIRIEYDNVVALEKTLRENENVAGFLVEPIQGEAGVYVPSDNYLKEAKALCEKYNVLFIADEVQTGIARTGRLLATCGNCSCPDKHCSGIPEVKPDILILGKALSGGAYPVSAVLANNAIMDVIRPGNHGSTFGGNPIAAVVAIAALEVVKDEQLAQNAFELGELFRAELNAFIPTCSLVNAVRGKGLLNAILINDTEESSTAWDICMALKENGLLAKPTHGNIIRFAPPLVMTKDQLLDCVRIIKTTLEAFEKQK
- a CDS encoding CCC motif membrane protein is translated as MQQQPLPGASNALTYGILSIVLTLFCCGPFGAIFSFISLSNAKKAERMYADSTGQYAGIENVKTGKVLSYIGLALAAIYLLFSLLYFGVIVAFIVAAASEGGAY
- a CDS encoding CCC motif membrane protein, which encodes MEQQKLPNATMIIVLSIVGYLCCCLAGLGIIPSAIALVMANKAQKLNNENPELYDNYSTIKTGRIVAIIAVALNVIMIVRWIYVVATGGFDSFQEQYDEMMRQIEAAQ
- a CDS encoding DUF2752 domain-containing protein — translated: MQLISLLFLRMDEYMLPCFSKQIFGLDCPGCGIQRSVSFILQGEFVAAFKMYPAIYSLLLLLGFLLFDNFYKIKNSNKIIITLTSITVILILTNYILKFF
- a CDS encoding Smr/MutS family protein, encoding MSFDIGNRVEAMDDTITGVVEKINGKKITVLSDDGFLLVYDENDLIKIVKDRNLTVSNFEVAKIKAEKAIGKRKNLPVVKPKERTAPKMEVDLHIHQLVPSERGMSNSDMLNIQLDTAKRQLEFAIRKRIQKVVFIHGIGAGVLKEELQYLFGRYDNVKYYDADYQKYGLGATEVYIYQHINS